From Pan troglodytes isolate AG18354 chromosome 9, NHGRI_mPanTro3-v2.0_pri, whole genome shotgun sequence, the proteins below share one genomic window:
- the SCGB1C1 gene encoding secretoglobin family 1C member 1, with protein sequence MKGSHALLLVALTLLCICRMATGDDKDEFFMDFLQTLLVGTPEELYEGTLGKYNVNEDAKAAMTELKSCIDGLQPMHKAELVKLLV encoded by the exons ATGAAGGGGAGCCATGCCCTCCTGCTGGTGGCCCTCACCCTGCTCTGCATCTGCC GGATGGCCACAGGGGACGACAAGGATGAGTTTTTCATGGACTTCCTGCAAACACTGCTGGTGGGGACCCCAGAGGAGCTCTATGaggggaccttgggcaagtacaATGTCAACGAAGATGCCAAGGCAGCAATGACTGAACTCAAGTCCTGCATAGATGGCCTGCAGCCAATGCACAAGGCGGAGCTGGTCAAGCTGCTGGTATGA